The Anopheles maculipalpis chromosome 3RL, idAnoMacuDA_375_x, whole genome shotgun sequence genomic sequence TTTGATTGTTCATGTTCTCAGGGTTCCATTCTCGCTCTGGCTAGCGTACTGTTCTTCCATCCGTATTAATGCCTTTGAAAGCCTTCTTTCGggtggcgcaaaaaaaaaaaaggttgagcTACCGCTTTCCGACATCCGACTCTCCCGAGGAGCACTCTATAGAGCGATACTACACTTATCGATTACATTTGAACTGAATAACCTGAACGGAATACGCGGGAAGAATGCACTGAACATTTGTAGGTATATCTGGTTTGATGCACACACCACGCTACCACACTCCCACAACTCTATTTGTCTTTTTGTCTGGTACACTCCACTTATTCGGTTAGCATCTTCTGTCCTCTTTTTAATCTCATACGTGTGTGCTTTTCGGGGTTTACGTTtacggtttttgtgtttttgttttgctttatgcaAACGGCAGTATTGGGTTACTTTTTACATGAActtctattttttgttgttgttcgttttctcTCACACCGCAGCGCACCAAAAGTATGGTAGCTGGGTGAATAACCTAAACATAACGCAAACATCTGAGCAGAATTCGGTTtttatctgtttgttttgtttgtctggtGGTCGCACATTGGTGTACGTTTTAGTAGTTTGTTCGCCCTTGCATCATCTTTTCTTtatcggttttttgtttgtttgcttttataaTTTGCTCCATCATTTTCTTACAATCATCATCTTCTAAAGTACTCTCTAGAGTGGGTTTGCTATGTTGCATTATTAGACTTTTGTTTTAAcgcttttcctctctctctattttcctttttcatttgtttttgtttttttacttttgtgtttattctttttttttgtttgagtgtgtaGTAATGTTCTTTGTTCTGTGGAAGCAATCGATACAGGTAAAGTTCCGGGTTTTGTTTAGATTTGTAGACCTTTGTAAAGAGTTTTGTATCTTTCTCTGTTCCTTTTTCCCCCAAACTCATGTcctttctctgtttttttccaacttttcaTTTCCACACATATAATCTGCAATCTTAACGCGAACTCGACAAACTTTCTTCTCTGACAGGTATCTTATATCCAGAATTGGAAACTATCCACAATCTTCCATTCCAATTTCAtgcaatcaaaaataaaaaataaattgcaaatcAAACATTCCGCCCTCCCAGGGGTGGTTGCAGAGtacaaaagcaaaccaacagACAAATCACACTAACAAAAAGGAATCACACACAAGATGAAACTGTCGGTGGATTTATAGTAATGATAACCTgaagtttttggtttttgttttttgttgcacaaacaaaaagtattTGGGGAgttgtgttgcttttgttactcgttttttcttctttgttttgttgtaaattcCAGTTTTTGCTAACGCAATCTATAGACCTACGAAATACTACTACCACGCGTTAATATCTAACCCTACAGCGGACGCACGCAAACAACGTGGTGGGGGTGTGCTATGATGTTCTTGTTTTTCCTATACTTTAAACTCATCAATCTCGTCCCTCTTCTTTCGATTGATGTAGTtgaattgtttaaataaaactggaGGTATTGAAGtgttttcttcgttcgttttttccccttttcccccctttttgtTCAATATTCCTTGTAGCCGTTACTGCAATTTAATTGGCCGTTATCGGTTTCTGTTAGTGTTTTTGAGTATGggtgtacgtgtatgtgtgattgATTTTATATGCGATTGTGGCGTTAATTCGTTAACTTGCTATCCTGTTCTGTTCGTTTTACCTTCATTGTGTGGTGCAAAAATCCCTAATTTATCTGCCAGCGCATCTTCCTCTCCGTGCATTAATGCTATGAAGATTGAcggtttgctttaaaaaaaaacccaagagTGGATATGTTTCTAGTctttgttgtttaaatttaataatgatGAAGATTTTCGTACAATCAGCACTGGATTTGgtagtagtaaaaaaaactaataatctTCTTCGAAAATTTTTCTTTACACAATTGTtggaaaagtaataaaactAATAATCTTTCACATGACTCAAAGATGGCGTCAATACaacataagaaaaataaaatgagttCCATTATGCACGCGGCGCATTTTCTGGTTTCTTCTCCCCTACAAACggtctccctctctctctctctctctctagtgTGTGGATCCGTTCTTGTATATATAGTGTGGCAATATGcctctgtttttgtttaatattttctctcGATCACACTCACTCGCACACAGTTTTACCCGGACATCCATTCGcgcagtacacacacacacattcgcgcTTATCCCACACTCATGTCAACTTCAGTTTGTCTTATGCACTATATGAAACATATACCACTTACCTACCTCACATTACCTTATCCAACTAAACGGACTTACGATtaaaaatgggtttttttttataattacttAGTAGCtgtgtgggtgtatgtgtttgtttgttttcactcGGTATCCTTAGTTTCTTCCTTCCCGGTCtcattattcgttttttttttgcggctgATTTTCAGCATATTTTTTACCctgccctttttttgtctgtcGAATTATGTTAAATAGTACGTTTAAAAACACCGCTTTTGATCGCTCGAGGAGCTCGGGCGAAGAAGAGACTGAGAAACGCATTTAACGTAGATTCGCCAACGTTTTCTTGATCCTGAGTGCTGACAGACGGGCTGCCGGATGCTGGTACCAGCATTCCTTCATCACCTTCGAGATTGCGTGCAGAGTGTCGCAGGCAACCCATCGGCTCGGTATGCACGGACGCTGCTGATCCACACAGACTACCTATAATTGCAATAGaagaatgaatttttaatagtAAAATTGAAACCCCACTACACCACACCGCATAAAGCGTACCTTTCGCATCTCTTCGATGGTGGGATCCGGTTGCACCACATCGTAGAAAGGCAGTTGATACTCGTCGTAGATGCCGTCGACGTTACACCGTCGTGCGATCTCCCACAGTACGAGCCCCAGCGCGTACACGTCCGCCCGCTTGAACGAGTCGAACTGATACACGTTGATCGTTTCGTCTAGCACTTCCGGTGCCATGTAGCGCTTGGTGCCGACGCGGTGCGTCGACGGTATGTCGACCGTGTCGGTCGTGACGATGTGACGTACCGCCAGCCCAAGATCACCGATGCAGCAGGTAAGGTTCGATTTGACCAGAATGTTCTTTGATTTCAGATCACGGTGAGCGATCGCGGGTTTTCCGCGCGTACCGACAATGTCCATGTGCAGGTGGGCCAGTCCGGTCGCTATCGAGTATGCCATTTCGAGCATTGTGTCGGGATCGACGCAGCGTGCAGTTAGGAAGTCGAACAGGGACCCATTCTCGTGGTAGTCCGTTACCAGCCAGAGCTGTGTCCAGGTGCCATTATctatagaaatgaaaatagagATATTTTATTGTAACTTCTTCACAGGCGAACATTAGAGAGatatttaaaatgatttgCTGTTCAAGAGATGCACAACAGTGACTTGGAACAGTTTGAGAAGCATTCCAGAATGATGTCTCACAAGTCTGCCCACATGATCAAAGCAATTGTTGCAGTTTTGATACATTCAGTATACAAAAAGAGTTCTTAATATAATGCTGACATCAAAATTATGTAACTAATATTATTTCCGAACGTCTTACACTTCACACAAAAATTTATAAGGGCCTGACAAACGATTCTCTTGATTGCTGTCCAACATTGCTCTGGAAGATCTCgtgtgaaatttcaatatcCGAGCCACGGTTTGCGAAGAATACATTTAGGCTTAGATCCTCAATCCAAGCCTTCGACGATGACAAAATATTGTAATCGATCCTGTTTGGAAAACAGAAGAGAGGGACACGGGATTCGTAACCCATCAAGAAGCTGAGGTTAACCTATCGGAGGTCGGTTGCAACCGTGTATGAATGAAAGCAGCCTCGGCATGATTTTCCTGGAAACGTCTTGAGCTTGGCAATGTCCTTACAAACTTGGCAGCTTTGAGCTTGAGCAAGATCCAACGTCCTTACCTTTGTTGTCAGCAGCGATAAAACCAAGAATGTTTTCGTGGCGCAGCATAATCGTCTGATAGATTTCCGCCTCCCGGAACCAGGAACATTCCTCACGGCTGGAGAAAATCTTCACGGCCACATTCTCTCCACGCCATCTACCGCGCCACACTTCACCGAAGCGTCCCTTGCCAATCACTTCAACCAGCTGTATTTGTCGAGCGATGGAGCGTTGCACTAACAGTGGCAATCCAGCTGTATAAAAGAGACACTAACATTAGACGGCACGGCTTTACGGCACACATTCGCTTTACAGCTTACCAGAACCAGATCCGGATGTGGTCAACTCAATGAAATCCTGTATGGTGGTGTGTCCGTTCAGGATCGGATAGCTTGCACCGCACACCGAATCTTCCGGCAGTATTTGCCGTGCGCCACTGTTCCGCTTTCGACGGCCGTAGAATAGCACGGAGAAGACAGCGATTAACGTTACCGCGAGTGCAGTCAACAGCAGCACGACCAGTAACGCGGCTGGCCACTTTTCAACTTCTTGGGCTGTTTGCGGATCAAACGCAAATCAATTGCGCCACGGTGAGGGGTGGTTGAATAACATCAACCATGAAAATGGCGACACCACCAGCAGGCAGAGCCGTAtcggaaatgggaaaagttttattagaAAACGTACCACAAAAAATATCCCATTGGAAAACGGATAAAATCATAACTATTCATATCCGcaagggaagggaaaaaacaggATAAGAgggaaacattacaaaaaaaaaaaacaaaaataagggCAGtagaaaatcatttcattttatcgGGCTTCGTGTAGCCCTTCTCGACAGGTCGTAGAAAAGATTGCAGCAGaatttgtatctttttttttgcttgtgggAGATCTGGCAGCTCTCACCAACGTTCAGGCGTAAAGTTGTTTCACATAATTTTGCTAACCTCATTTGATGGCGCTAGTAAAATTATGAACACACTTTCTAGCACCCGCTGTATGAATTTACCGATCCCAGAAGATACAAGTtttgcacaaataaaaaagaaacaaaaaaatcccacacacacatatacaaacTAACTAACGTACTAAGCTACACACAGCTACGCAAGCAGATTACCAACCAAACGACCGGTTAGAAGCAATAGTGAGCGTTCGAATAGAGCACAGAAGGCGACGGACAAGACGTGAGAAGGCAAAAAAGTTGTGCAAATCCTATTCGAAGTTAGTGAagcgttaaaataaaaactaaacccCCCTCGGCCGTAGTGAGAGAAAGGACCGAAGGGAACACAACAAGCGGATTAGTATTATTCACGTGTTTTTACGACGGACAACGACCATGTGACACcgagacgacgacgacgataacCACCATCACCGAAATTATACACCCAACAGTTAGTTTcacacaaagacacacacacacatacgcatacacatacacacgtgcaaacacacacacaaacacaagtgcATTCTTCCTTTTCCCTTCATGCAAGTGGCAAAGGAACTCGGCAAACAGAAAGCACCGATATTAGATTCGCTAGCAGAAGCAATAGTTTCGAAAATAgattaaactaaaaaaaatgcttgaacATGCATAAGCCGATAATAGTAAAGCGTAAGTAACTCTTCAGGATGGGTCGGCTGCAATAAGAAGCAATGTTTCACAAGAACAGGCAAATACATACATGTTACAGcagtggaaaggaaaaacaggaGAAAGAGAAACGACAAAATAGATGGCGGATTTTTGCACTTCATGCACGCGTGCAACCAGTTGTCGAGGAAGCCGTATCTATGTGGGACGTAAAAATTGATGAGTTTGTGTTGGTTTTAAACCCATCACACATCGTCCTCTAACATCTCAAAAAGCTTTTTGTGAGGTGTTAAGTGAGTAGaaaaataagttaaaaaaaagtgcaaattaGGAAACGGcttcaagaaaataaaagaggAATGTGACGGTGCTTGCcagggaaaaaaagcacaaataaTAACGTTTCTTTCCCgcaaaatatgaaaaacagTGCGTACACAGGACTATGAAAAAGGAATGTGATAAGTGTATACAGTGATGTACAtgcgaaataaattatttatactgAGTGTGTTCTTCCAAAACACATTCCCCAAGCTCCCCGGAAATGtgctttttgaaaacaataaaaaaatattattgccGCCggttagaaataaaaatgctaaTATTCTTTTCCACACCATGTCGAGCTTCGTGAAGATCGAAGGCGTTGTGGGCAGCTGTTCCCTTTGCAACCAACGGGATGCTCAGTGTTCACTCTGAAAACTCGCAGCGATATTGTTGATAGTGTGGTGTAAGACTTTTCCCCCACTGGACCAAACTATCAACCCGAGGATTCGTCGAGTTGAAGAAACCTGGTGGCAAAGGCTTGGGAAAAATCGCTCTGACGCGTGAGCGCACTGAAGAACGATTATCTGGGCCATGTGGCTTGTGGAAATTGTCGAAAACTCACCCCCGAGCGAAGCGAAGCTAGCACCGTGCTCGAGGGTGCTAGGTTTAATATTTATTCAGCATCTTATTTTTATAACCATGCTTGGTACGGCATAGCAAAACCCGGAAAGTTAACGTCGTATACATATCGCTGCTTTTCTAGCAACACAGAAAACAGGCAAAGAAAGCAgtaaagcagcaacaaaaagaagtAGGAAAAATGGCAAGCCACACATACATAAACTAATAAAACGAAGCGAGCATAAACAACGTAAGGTTTGCCATAGAAAAGCGCACTGTTTAGTGTTTGCCCTGTTGAGTGTGTGCGTTAGGCGAGTGAGGCAAAGGAAATTTTCCTACTCATATATGTTTGTCatatcatttttctttccttttgagCAGCACTATACGAAAAGCGTGTAAACAAACGGAACCAACAAAATGGCGTACATAAAGCAGCTGAGTGGaacaaagcaggaaaaaaagctaGCGAAGTGGAAGCAGTATTTGTGTATCTTATTTCGCAGtagaaaacaaacggaaagTTAAGCAAAATGTATAAAAGAAAGTTAgacagaaaacaaattgttgtaGCAACACGatgaaaagatttaaaaagaaaagtaaacataataaaaaaagataacttAGCAACTACAACTTtaacaaaaatgataaaaaagctcCAGATAAATCTTGCATAACTAACAAAGAACAAAGTTAACTGGAAGCGGTACAAAGTTTAAAACTAgtaaaaagaaattgaaacatccttttgaacaccctgtaaagaaaactttcacaaaacaaaacaaaaaacgaaagaaaacttacttaaacacacaaacaaaggatgaaattttactttaaattttcaacactattttcttattattttttgtcgcTTTCCCTTATCGTAAAAATTTTGTTGCCGAAGGAAAATTCCGCTCTGAAGCTGCATTGTTTCATCAACAACATTATTAACTCTGCTTTCTGCCGATATTTCACTCGCTTTTTAGTACAACGAAACATTCAAACGAAGaatgaagggggggggggggggaaagatTCTCAACACGCGCACTCACACCAACCGTTTCCCCTTTCCCAAAGCCCAGTCAATTACCTCTCTTCGAATGAAGATGTAAGCTTTATGGCCGTCTGAGATTTCATGTCGAGTTgatgcttaattttttttcctctacttttcttccttttattattatatctCTTTTTCTCAAAGGAGCAAGAACATTCTACCGGgcatcaaccaaaaaaagtGGGGGGTCGAGTTTGATgtgaaaaggaaatgaagtGCTTTTTGCTTGTTGTGAGCACACTATTAGTTTCGTAAGCCTCATTAGCATATTCGAGCAGAGGTCAGAATTAGTTTGCCCTTTTCGCTCGGCGCTTTGTTCGATtttagtgtgtgagtgtttcgtttttcctgcatttttttttgttaggcTAATCTTGTGGCGCTTGTGCTTCTCGTGAGCAGCCCATACCCGACCGAATGGGGCGTGCATGATTGTTGAAGGAAAAAGGTTTCCAAAGATTCTATCTCGAgtggtcgattttttttgccacccaGTGGTGATGTATCCGATTACATCAGCCAGATCTTTGCTTCCCTATTTACTCATCCTGGTCAAACAGTTGGATGAAACttggaaagaaatatttattctaGCAATAGAGCAATGTTAGGACAAACCATAATCACATACATACGCATTTCTATTAATCATCATCAGATTCGTCCGAGCACCCGGATGATCCTTGGAGCTTTGGAGGTGTGGCGAACCTAGCTAGtagctactactaccactcACAGCCTGATATAATTGTGCATGCTATCAGTCTTGGTACCGATACGTCCACTAGAAACAATCTTCACTTGGAAGTGACAAAACTCGTAGAGGGGAAAAAACGCCCCCAGCCACAAGCAGAGTACAAACGAAAAGGAAGTCCATATGTCGGTATGTTTGTTCCTACCGGATGACTTGTGATTGATGTTTACGTGGAACTTACCACGACCCTGGTGTGTTGTGGTTTGGTATGTGGAACCAAGAaatgttcttgtttttttccccttgtcCTTTATTGTAACCGGCGAAAGTAAGATAAATGATACACTAACAGCCACATGACATACACGTTGAGCCACCAGAGAATAAGCACTTGCTGCTTGCTATTGCTGACTAGTTCTTAGACGAGTGGATCTCCTTACTGTCTCGCGAAAATTGCGACTCCCAAGTTTAAGGTGGAATAAATCTTACAGGAACACTCCATGAGGATTAATCAACAATTCCATTCCTAATGTGACTCAAAGTCCAGCGTCCACTAAACGGTAACGATTTCCATTTGCTGCGATCATCCACAGAGTCCTAACGGGGCTACAAAGACTGCTTAAAACAAGCTTACTTAAGCATCAAAACATGCCGACCATCAAGTGACCCTACTAAACATCCTAAATGT encodes the following:
- the LOC126564613 gene encoding TGF-beta receptor type-1 isoform X2, encoding MTLTADKNKTKLLKCHCDICKDENFVCETDGLCFTSLTRESDGTLKYSYSCKTKKYDLADRLPLSCLTSKEKSTSFMIECCATDFCNNNKLLTLPEPAQEVEKWPAALLVVLLLTALAVTLIAVFSVLFYGRRKRNSGARQILPEDSVCGASYPILNGHTTIQDFIELTTSGSGSAGLPLLVQRSIARQIQLVEVIGKGRFGEVWRGRWRGENVAVKIFSSREECSWFREAEIYQTIMLRHENILGFIAADNKDNGTWTQLWLVTDYHENGSLFDFLTARCVDPDTMLEMAYSIATGLAHLHMDIVGTRGKPAIAHRDLKSKNILVKSNLTCCIGDLGLAVRHIVTTDTVDIPSTHRVGTKRYMAPEVLDETINVYQFDSFKRADVYALGLVLWEIARRCNVDGIYDEYQLPFYDVVQPDPTIEEMRKVVCVDQQRPCIPSRWVACDTLHAISKVMKECWYQHPAARLSALRIKKTLANLR